Proteins encoded together in one Sulfuricurvum sp. window:
- the modB gene encoding molybdate ABC transporter permease subunit yields the protein MESEFISTMVLTFKLASVTTLILLVIAIPLASFLVFSRMRFKSIVETIVSMPLVLPPSVLGFYLLLAFTPSSFIGKFLTEHGIRLAFSFDGLVVGSVLFSLPFMVHPIQSALSQVPPSIFEAAYTLGKSKLQTMVRVILPSIRHGLISGIVLAFAHTVGEFGVILMIGGNIPGETRVASIAIYDEVESLNYALAHQYALTLFAVTFAILLLVYTLNKKSLGGIR from the coding sequence CGTTACGACACTGATACTGCTTGTGATTGCGATTCCCCTTGCATCGTTCTTGGTCTTTAGCCGCATGCGGTTTAAAAGTATCGTAGAGACAATCGTTTCCATGCCGCTTGTCCTGCCTCCGTCCGTTTTAGGGTTTTATCTCCTCCTCGCCTTTACCCCCTCATCATTTATCGGAAAATTTTTGACCGAACACGGCATCCGCCTTGCATTCAGTTTTGACGGGCTCGTCGTCGGCTCTGTCCTCTTTAGTTTACCGTTTATGGTACATCCGATCCAATCGGCCCTTTCCCAAGTACCGCCTTCGATTTTTGAAGCCGCCTATACCCTCGGTAAATCAAAACTCCAGACGATGGTGCGTGTCATCCTCCCCTCAATCCGTCACGGTCTTATCTCCGGAATCGTCCTCGCATTTGCCCACACGGTCGGAGAGTTCGGGGTGATCCTCATGATAGGCGGAAACATTCCGGGTGAAACCCGCGTCGCTTCCATCGCCATCTATGACGAGGTCGAATCGCTCAACTACGCACTGGCGCACCAATACGCCCTCACCCTTTTTGCGGTTACCTTTGCGATACTGCTTCTCGTCTACACCCTCAATAAAAAATCGTTGGGCGGTATTCGATGA